Part of the Vibrio ishigakensis genome, TAGGTACCGACCACGCCGGTATCGCTACTCAAATGGTAGTTGAGCGTAAGATCGCAGCAGAAGAAGGCAAAACTAAGCACGATTACGGTCGTGATGCCTTCATTGACAAGATCTGGGAATGGAAAGGCGAATCTGGTGGCACTATCACCAAACAGCTTCGTCGTCTGGGTGCATCGGTTGATTGGGACCGTGAGCGCTTCACTATGGACGATGGCCTATCTAACGCGGTTCAAGAAGTGTTTGTTCGCCTATATGAAGACGACCTAATCTATCGTGGTAAGCGTCTAGTTAACTGGGATCCTAAGCTACATACAGCTATCTCAGACCTAGAAGTAGAGAACAAAGACAAGAAGGGCCACATGTGGCACTTCCGCTACCCTCTAGCAAACGGTGTTAAGACTGCAGATGGCAAAGACTACATCGTAGTTGCGACCACTCGTCCTGAAACCATGCTTGGCGATACTGGTGTTGCTGTAAACCCAGAAGATCCACGCTACAAAGACCTAATCGGCAAAGAGATCCTGCTTCCTGTTGTAAACCGTCTTATCCCTATCGTAGGCGATGAGCACGCGGACATGGAAAAAGGCACAGGTTGTGTGAAGATCACACCTGCGCACGACTTCAATGACTACGAAGTTGGTAAGCGTCACAGCCTACCAATGATCAACATCCTGACCTTCAACGCTGACATCCGCGATGCGGCTGAGGTGTTCACCACTAACGGTGAGCCAAGCGATGCATACTCAACTGAGCTTCCTGCTAAATATCACGGCATGGAGCGCTTCGCCGCTCGTAAAGCTATCGTGGCTGAGTTTGAAGAGCTAGGTCTACTAGACGAAATCAAAGACCACGACCTAACTGTACCTTACGGCGACCGTGGTGGTGTGGTTATCGAACCAATGCTAACTGACCAATGGTATGTGCGTACTGCTCCTCTAGCAGAGACGGCAACCAAAGCGGTTGAAGATGGCGAGATTCAATTCGTTCCTAAGCAATACGAAAACATGTACTTCTCTTGGATGCGTGACATTCAAGACTGGTGTATCTCTCGTCAGCTTTGGTGGGGTCACCGCATCCCAGCATGGTACGACAACGACGGCAACGTATACGTAGGTCGTACTGAAGAAGAAGTGCGTGCAAACAACAACCTAGCGCCTGTAGTTGTTCTTCGCCAAGACGACGATGTACTGGATACCTGGTTCTCTTCTGCGCTATGGACATTCGGTACTCAAGGCTGGCCAGAGAACACTGAAGACCTGAAGACCTTCCACCCATCAGATGTGCTGGTAACTGGTTTTGACATCATCTTCTTCTGGGTTGCTCGCATGATCATGATGACCATGCACTTCTGTAAAGATGAAAACGGCAAACCACAAGTACCATTCAAGACTGTTTACGTTACTGGCCTTATCCGTGATGAGAACGGCGACAAGATGTCTAAGTCCAAGGGTAACGTTCTAGACCCAATCGACATGATCGATGGTATCGACCTTGAATCTCTAGTTGAAAAGCGCACTGGCAACATGATGCAGCCTCAGCTAGCGAAGAAGATCGAGAAGAACACACGTAAGACATTCGAGGATGGCATCGAACCATACGGTACTGACGCACTGCGTTTCACCCTAGCAGCTATGGCCTCTACTGGTCGTGACATCAACTGGGACATGAAGCGCCTTGAGGGTTACCGTAACTTCTGTAACAAGCTATGGAACGCAAGCCGTTACGTACTGATGAACACAGAAGAGCAAGATTGTGGCTTCAATGGTGGTGAGATTGAGTACTCACTAGCAGACAAGTGGATCGAATCTCAGTTCGAACTAGCAGCGAAAGAATTCAATGGTCACATTGATAACTTCCGTCTGGATATGGCTGCTAACACCATCTATGAGTTCATCTGGAACCAATTCTGTGACTGGTATCTAGAGCTAACCAAACCTGTTCTATGGAAAGGCACTGAAGCTCAGCAACGTGGTACGCGTCGCACTCTAATCACGGTTCTAGAGAAGACTCTGCGTCTAGCGCATCCTGTGATCCCTTACATCACCGAGACTATCTGGCAGAGCATCAAGCCACTGGTTGACGGCGTTGAAGGCGACACCATCATGCTACAGGCTCTGCCTCAGTATGATGAAGCGAACTTCAATCAAGAAGCTCTAGATGACATCGAGTGGGTTAAGGCATTTATCACTAGCATCCGTAACCTGCGTGCAGAGTACGACATCGCACCAAGCAAACCGCTAGACGTGATGCTAAAAGTGGCTGATGAGAAAGACGCACAGCGTGCAGAAGCAAACCGTCAGGTATTGGTATCTCTAGCTAAGCTAGAAGGCATCAAGCTGCTTGCTGAAGGCGAAGAGACTCCAGCATGTGCAACGGCTCTAGTGGGTAAGTCTGAGCTGATGATCCCTATGGCTGGCCTTATCGATAAAGACGCTGAACTAGCTCGTCTACAAGGCGAAGTTAAGAAGACTCAAGGTGAGATCAAGCGTCTTGAAGGCAAACTAAACAACCAAGGCTTCGTAGCGAAAGCACCTGAAGCGGTTGTAGCTAAAGAGCGTGAGAAGCTAGTGGGCTACCAAGAGACACTAACCAAGCTTGAAGAGCAGATGGCGACCATCGCCGCGCTTTAATAGGCAATTAAATGAGAAAGGGTTGACCATGTGTCAGCCCTTTTTTTATGCCTGATAGGTAGCACCTATCACACTTTTTGGTAAAAATCACTTGTGATAATGAGAATTATTATCAATAATAAATTCAGATTCACGAGATGAGTAGCCAATTATGAAAAAGACCATCAGCTTTGCATTCTTACACTTCACCATCGCTTTTAGTGTCGCTTACATTCTAACTGGCGATATCATCCTAGGTAGCTTGATAGCCATGACTGAGCCTGCGGTAAACACGGTTGCCTTCTATTTCCATGAGCTGGTTTGGCAGCGCTCTAACAAGCTTAGAGAGATAGCTAAGAATCCAAAAATCAAAACAGCCAGCTTCGCTGCCGTCCATTTTAGCGTCGCATTCAGCGTAGTGTATCTGTTAACTGGTGACGCATTGGCTGGTGGTATCATTGCCCTACTTGAGCCATCTATCAACACAGTCGCCTACTACTTCCACGAGAAGGTATGGCTTAAAATCCAAGACAACCGTTTTGCCCACGCATAAAAAAGCCCGCTCAATTGAGCGGGCCCTTAAATCTGCTAACGGCAATTACTCTTGCTCGTCTTCTTCATCGTCATACACTAGTGCATCTTCGCCTTCATAGAAGGTGCCCCAGCCATCGTAGATGATGTCGTATTTCTCAGCTAGGTTGATAAGCTTTTCAGCCTGCTCATCGATAAGCTCAGCATCTAGAGCGCAGCTCATTGTTGCATCACAACAAAGAAGCTTAGTGCCATCTTCATCTTCGGTTTCTTCTGCTTCAAGAACCTCGAAGCCCATCTTAAATGCTTCTACTACCGCTTTTTCAAGGGTTTCAAAGTTTTCAGCCATTAGATGGTGTTCAATCTCATACAGAGCATCCGGCTCACTACCATCTTCAAGAAGCGCTGCGATGATGTCGCGCGTATCTTCTTTTTGGATTTCAATCAGCTCTTCAACAGATAGGTAATCTTCTGCTTGTGACATGGAGATGCTCCCGAGTTTTATATCATTCAAAGTGTGTTCCGGACGAAATATGGCACGGTTACAGGAAAAATGAAAGAAGTTCATCCAACCTATTATTAGCAGTCAAACTAAGCCCAAGTAAAAACAGAACCACAACAGAATACAAAATCATTAAAAATACGCCAATGTGTATTTTTACGCATGATTTTTAAATTTAAATGCATTAGGATGAGTTTATGCGACTCCAGTAAAGGAAAGGACAATGGCGTACAATTTGAGAAACCGCAACTTTTTAAAACTATTAGATTTTACCCCTAAAGAGATCGGTTTTCTGCTCGATCTTTCTGCTGAGCTGAAGAAAGCCAAATACTCAGGTACCGAGCAAAAGAAATTAGTGGGTAAAAACATCGCCCTTATCTTTGAAAAAGCCTCGACTCGAACTCGCTGTGCCTTTGAAGTGGCTGCCTTCGACCAAGGAGCTCAGGTCTCTTATCTCGGCCCGTCCGGCTCTCAAATCGGTCACAAAGAGTCGATGAAAGATACCGCTCGCGTATTGGGTCGCATGTACGATGGCATTGAATATCGTGGTTTTGGCCAAGAGCGTGTAGAAGAGTTAGGGCAATATGCCGGCGTTCCGGTTTGGAATGGCCTCACTAATGAATTCCACCCAACCCAAATCCTGGCAGACTTCCTCACCATGGTAGAGCATGGTAAGGGTAAGCAACTGCATGAGATCACCTTCGCCTACCTTGGTGATGCCCGCAATAACATGGGTAACTCACTATTGGTTGGCGCAGCTAAGATGGGTATGGATGTGCGTATGGTGGCACCAAAGGCATTCTGGCCCGAACAAGAGTTGGTTGAGCAATGCCTGCAGATAGGAGAGTCTACCGGTGCCAAGATCACCCTAACCGAGGATGTGAAAGCCGGAGTGGATGGTTGTGACTACCTATATACCGATGTATGGGTCTCTATGGGTGAATCCGACGAAGCCTGGAAAGAACGCATCGAGCTAATGAAGCCGTATCAGGTAAACATGCAAGCCATCAAGGATACCAACAATCCTCAGGTTAAGTTCATGCACTGCCTTCCCGCCTTCCATGATGACCAAACCACCATCGGTAAAGAGGTTTGTGAGAAATACGGTCTACAAGGGCTAGAAGTAACCGATGAGGTATTCGAATCTGAGCACTCCATCGTATTTGATCAGGCAGAGAACAGAATGCACACCATCAAGGCGGTTATGGTTGCAACACTTGGTCACTAAATCGTGACGCAATCGCTTGCGTTGTAGACGGTGGCGCGTATAATCCTGAGCAAATTATAGGAGGAGCGAATGCTACCAAGTGGCAACAACAAACCGAATAAAGCACACTGCATTTGCCGTGTACGTCTCCTATTTTTAAACAGTTAATAATAGCCTCCCATTATGGGGGGCTTTTTTATGCCCAGTTACCATTCCACTGAAGGAAGAAGACCATGCAAAATACGCTTTTTAACAAGCACGTCATCTCTATCCCTGAGTTGAGCAGAGATGAATTGGAGTTGATCGTTCAAACCGCAGGCAAGCTTAAATCTGAGCCTATGCCGGAATTGCTAAAGAACAAAGTTGTTGCAAGCTGCTTCTTCGAGCCGTCTACCCGTACCCGTCTTTCTTTTGAAACCGCGATTCAGCGCGTTGGTGGTAGCGTAATCGGCTTTGATAACGGCGGTAACACCTCGCTCGCAAAGAAAGGCGAGACCCTAGCGGACTCAGTTCAGGTTATCTCTACCTATGTTGATGCCTTTGTAATGCGCCACCCTCAAGAAGGTGCGGCTCGTCTAGCCTCTGAGTTCTCTAACGGTGTACCAGTAATCAATGCAGGTGACGGTTCAAACCAGCATCCGACTCAAACCCTGCTAGACCTATTCTCTATCTATGAGACTCAAGGCACTCTAGATAACCTAAACGTTGCTTTTGTTGGTGACCTCAAGTACGGCCGTACGGTTCACTCCCTGACTCAAGCTTTGGCTAAGTTCAACAATGTGCGCTTCTACTTTATCGCGCCAGAAGCACTGGCTATGCCAGATTACATCTGTGAAGAGCTAGACGAAGCAGGCATCAGCTATAGCCTACACACAGATATGGAAAGCGTTATCCCTGAACTGGATATCCTATACATGACTCGCGTACAGAAAGAACGCTTCGATGAGTCTGAATACGCACACATCAAATCAGCGTACATCCTGACCGCTTCTCTTCTTACTGAAGCGAAAGAGAATCTGAAGGTTCTGCACCCGCTACCACGTGTTGATGAGATCACCACAGACGTAGATAAAACGCCGCACGCTTACTACTTCACTCAAGCGGAAAACGGTGTATATGCTCGCGAGGCACTGCTCGCTCTAGTCCTTAATCAAGCCCTGTAATAGAAGAGATTTTTATCATGACTAAGCCGACTCAATTACAAGTAGAAGCAATCAAAGACGGAACGGTTATCGACCATATCCCAGCTCACGTGGGCATCAAAGTACTTAAGCTGTTCTCCATGGACCAATCTAATCAGCGTGTAACCGTTGGCCTTAACCTGCCATCATCTGCGCTGGGTGCAAAAGACCTACTGAAGATTGAAAATGTGTTCATCAATAAAGAGCAAGCGAGCAAGCTAGCTCTGTATGCACCTCATGCAACTGTGAACCAAATCGAAGACTATCAGGTAGTGAAGAAGCTCGAGCTTACCCTTCCTGAGCAAGTAAAAGGTGTGTTCGAGTGCCCTAACTCAAACTGTATCACCCATGGTGAGCCAGTTGAGAGCCACTTCAACGTTATCGAGAAAAAAGACTCTATCCGACTAAAGTGCAAATACTGTGAGAAAGTCTATTCACGCGAGGTAGTTACTGAGTTATAACAGTAGCTTCAGCAAAAAAAACACAATCGGACAGAAGATGACTAAAGTACTTCACACAGAACAAGCTCCTGCAGCTATCGGCCCATACGTACAGGGTGTTGACCTAGGTAACATGGTAATGACTTCAGGTCAGATCCCAATCAACCCAGCGACTGGTGAGATCCCTGCAGACATCGCTGACCAAGCACGTCAGTCTCTAGAGAACGTTAAAGCGGTAGTTGAGTCATCAGGCCTAACCGTATCTGACATCAAGAAGATGACCGTATTCGTAAAAGACCTAAACGACTTCGTTACTGTAAACGAGGTGTACGGCAAGTTCTTTGATGAGCACAAGGTTGAGAACTACCCTGCTCGTTCATGTGTAGAGGTTGCACGTCTACCTAAAGATGTAGGTATCGAGATTGAAGCTATCGCAGTTCGCGCTTAGGTTTAAGCATTAAAAAAGGGAGCTCAGCTCCCTTTTTTATTATTTGTTTTTCACGCCATCTGCGGCATTTCTCGCATCCACTTCCGCATCCAAGCTTTCTAGCTTTTCCTTCATGCTCTCGCGACACACCTCAGCCAATTTACGTACATCCGACTTAGAGTACTCAGAGGTATCAACCGGTGGCAGCATCTCGATGATTACATGGCCATTATTCCAACGGTTCAGTTTGATCTTATCTTGAGTGGTACTGCACACGATCGGAATAATCGGCGTTTCTGCACCGATAGCCGCGTGGAAAGCTCCGGTTTTAAATGGCATCAAACCACGACCGCGCGAACGAGTACCCTCTGGGAACATCCATACCGACAGATGCGTCTGCTTCATCTTCTCGATAACCTGATCGATAGTGCCCATAGCTTTAGAGCGGTTTGCACGGTCAATCAAAATATTACCAGTCAACCAATAGATCTGACCAAATAGAGGTAGCCACAGCAGGCTCTTCTTACCCACAGTAACCACATTTGGGGTTACTGCTGAAGAAACCGTAAACAGGTCCCAAGTGTTCTGGTGGTTAGCGATATAGACTGCTTGACCTCGCTTGTAGGCATCCTCAGGAAGACGCAACTCAAGCTTAATACCAAATGCGCGATGCATGGCACCGAACATACGACCAAAGGTAAACACGTGCTTTGGATTTCTTGGACTAAACAAGCAGTAGCCGCATCCAAAGATAAACATCAACACGGCAAAAATAGCGACGATAATCACGCGCACTAAAGCAATCATTAACTCTTTCCCTACGGATTCATACTCAGATAACCTCTCGGCTCTTCATGATTGAAGATATTGAGGCAATTTGGCTATGTTCCGCGAACTGTAAAACCGATGAAATTTCGCGCAAATTGTTAAAATTTGCGGAAATAATGACGGCTAAGTGTATCAAATAAAAAAGCCGAAACCATAAGGTTTCGGCTATAAAATACTACCTAAAGCGACTAATCTTTGAATCTTTCGATATTAGCGCCAAGTTGGCTCAGTTTGTCTTCGATACGGTCGTAACCACGGTCGATATGATAGATACGATCGACAATGGTTTCACCCTTCGCGATACAGCCAGCGATAACCAAGCTCGCTGATGCACGTAGGTCGGTTGCCATTACCTGAGTACCGCTCAGACCTTCACTATCACCACAAATAACAGTGTGACCTTCGATCTCTGCCTTTGCGCCCATACGTTGAAGTTCAGGTACGTGCATAAAACGATTTTCAAAGATGGTCTCAGTGATTACGCCACCGCCCTTAGCCATCATGTTAAGCAGAGTGAACTGTGCTTGCATATCGGTTGGGAAGCCTGGATGTGGAGCTGTACGCACTGTAATAGCTTTCAGCTCACGACCTGTCATATCCAAACCAATCCAGTCGTCACCTGTAGTCACTTCAGCACCCGCTTCTTCAAGCTTAGCTAGAACTGCCTCTAACAGGCTAGCACGGGTATTGCGACATACGATCTTACCGCCAGATACAGCAGCAGCTACTAGGAAGGTACCTGTTTCGATACGGTCAGGAACCACAGCGTGTTCACCACCAGCAAGACGATCAACGCCTTCGATAGTGATAGTATCTGTGCCTGCACCAGAAATCTTCGCACCCAAAGCGTTTAGGAACTCAGCAGTATCTACGATCTCAGGCTCACGCGCAGCGTTATCCAAAGTAGTAGTTCCCTCAGCAAGGGTAGCTGCACTCATAATGGTGATGGTTGCGCCTACGCTTACCTTGTCCATTACGATATGTGCACCCTTTAGTCGACCGTCAACAGAGGCTTTTACATAACCATCTTCAAGAACGATATTCGCACCTAGGCTCTCAAGACCTTGGATGTGCAGATCAACTGGACGCGCACCGATAGCGCAACCACCAGGTAGACTCACCTGACCATGGCCAAAACGAGCAACCAATGGACCCAAAGCCCAAATAGACGCGCGCATGGTTTTTACTAAGTCGTACGGTGCTGTGTACTCGTTGATGCCTGACGCATCAACATGAATATTGGTGGTTTCACCTTCACGCTCGGCATTTGCGCCCAACTGCTTAAGTAGGGCTAGAGTGGTATCGATGTCACGTAGCTTAGGTACGTTGCGGATAACCACTGGCTCTTCAGCTAGGATAGCGGAGAACAAAATCGGTAGGGCTGCGTTCTTCGCACCCGAAATAGAAACTTCACCACTCAGTGGTTGGGACGATCCCGTAACTCGAAATTTTTCCATCAAATCGCCCTTATAGAGACATCAGTTTTTTGTCGCGCGCCCACTCTTCAGGCGTGTACGCTTTAATTGAAACTGCATGGATATCATTGCGTTGGATATACTCCATCAAAGGAGCGTAAATGAGCTGTTGCTTCTTAACGCGGCTCATGCCGTCAAACTTTGCATCTACAGCAACCACCTCATAGTGGCTACCTTCACCTTTCACGTGAATCTCTTCTAACTGTAGTGCGTCGTCTAGCAACTGTTTAACCTGTGAAATGTCCACTTTATCCCTCAATTTTTACTTCTAAATGCTCCGCGATCAGTGGCAGAGCATTGCTCACTTCAAACAGAGTAAGCAGTTTATCCGGTACAGAGCGTAGCATTATATGGCAGTGATATTTTTTTGCATGCTGAATTATGTGCAATATCAGGGCCATTGCCGCAGAATCACTGCTTTCTACCCTCGAAAAATCTAAATTTAGCCTCGAAGTATCCCAAGGCCATGCTTGGGCCTGTTGCCACAGCTCTGGGATCGTGTTTCGATCCAGAATTCCTGATAGCTCAATCACCTCGACACTGGTTTGTTTCCACAACGTCATAGCTATTGACCAGACGCTGTTTCATAACGAATTGGCGTCTGTGCAAGTTTAGCCAATTCTTCGGTTACTGCAGGCAGACCATCGCTGCGGATCTTACCGCCCCACTCCGACTGCTTGCTCGACAGGAGGCTCACCCCCTCAGCAACCATATCAAACGCCTGCCACTCCCCCGACTTACGGTCTTTACGCCACTTAAACTCTATTTTGATAGGTGGTTTATTTTTCTGCACTATCTCCACCGGAATAGATACAATGCGCTGATTTTCAGGAATGGCCTTTTCTCTAGCGTAGTTGATTTTCTGGTCTTGATACTGCGTAAGCACCTGAGCATAAGAGGTCACCAAGTAAGCCCTAAAGGCGACTAAGAACTCAGACACCTCGCCCTTATCAGCGCGCTTTAGATGATTACCCAACACCTTAAGCCCGGCGTAGCGGTAGTTCACATAGGGCATCAGCTCTTCTTCGACCACCGTTTTTAATAGTTCAGGCTGTTCACGCAACGCTTGTTGCTCATCCTTCAGACGGTCGAAGGTATTGCCACCCACCTGCTCCATCATCAAATAAGGCTTAGTTTTATCTACCGTCGCGGCCGCAGATAGAGGAGCAAACATCATTACTACAACCGCACATATACTCGCAATCCACTTCATTATTACTCTCCTGAGTCTCCGCCCACGTTATACAGGAACTGCCCTATCAGATTCTCAAGCACCAGAGCTGACTTGGTATCCTCGATAAAATCCCCGTCTTGCAGCATGTCTACATCATCATCCACAAAACCCGGCACTAGGCTGATGTACTGCTCACCAATAAGGCCTGAGGTTAGGATCTGGGCACTCGAGGTATCAGGAAAATAGCCATACTGAGTGCCGATAGACAGGGTCACTACTGGAGTGTAGTACTCAGTGTCTAGGCTGATATCACTCACCCTTCCTACAACTACACCACCTATCTTCACCGGCGAACGCACCTTGAGACTGCCAATATTGTCGAAGTAAGCCTTCAACTGGTAGGTGCTTTGATTGCCAATGCTCTTAACATCCGCCACCTTGAAAATGATAACCAATAGGGCGGCTATGCCTACCAACATAAAACTGCCGACCCAAAGTTCTAACTTCCTAGTTTTATTCATATCCTAATTCCCGAACAACAGCGCGGTTAGCACAAAGTCTAATCCCAACACCGCCAGTGATGAATGCACCACGGTGCGCGTTGTCGCCTGACTGATCCCTTCAGAGGTTGGCGTTGCATCATATCCATTGAATAGCGCCACCCAAGTAACTGTAATCGCAAATACAAACGCCTTTATCAGACAATTGCCAATATCGCGTCCGAATTCAACCGAGGACTGCATTGCAGACCAAAAACTGCCGTGATCGATCCCCTTCCAATCTACTCCAACTAACTGACCACCCCAGATACCTACCGCCACAAAGATCATGGTTAGGAGAGGCATACTGATAACTCCGGCCCAAAAGCGCGGACTTATTACGCGCTTTAGCGGGTCTACAGCCATCATTTCAAGACTAGACAACTGCTCAGTCGCTTTCATTAAGCCAATCTCTGCAGTCAAAGCCGAACCCGCGCGACCAGCAAACAAAAGTGCTGTCACCACAGGGCCAAGTTCACGCAGCAGCGATAGCGCTACCATCTGCCCGAGACTACCCTCTGCACCGTAGTCCACCAGCACCACATAACCTTGCAGGCTAAGTACCATGCCAATAAACAGCCCCGAAACCACTATAATTGCCAATGACTGCACGCCAACGGCATACAATTGCTTGGTTAGCAGTGGAAGGTTTTTGATAGGTTGTGGGCGATGACACAGGGCACCAATCAGCATAAGTAGCGAACGACCAAAGCCGGTCACTACTCGAATGCCACTAGCACCAAGCTCACTTACCTTATCCAGCATCTTGCAATAACTCCTGTTGCATAGATTGAGCAGGATAAGCGAAAGGGACGGCACCATCCGCCTCACCCGATACAAACTGCTTCACTCTAGGATCATCCATTTGATTGATTTCCTCGGGAGAGCCCTCAGCAATGATCTTACCATCGGCCAGCAAGTAGACGTGGTCGGCAATACTCATCACCTCTGGGACATCGTGAGAAACCACGATAGAGGTAATACCCATGGCTTGATTCAGCTTCTTGATAAGCTCCACCAACACACCCATGGTAATAGGGTCCTGTCCAACGAAAGGCTCATCGTACATCACCACTTCTGGGTCTAACGCAATCGCACGAGCTAGAGCCACGCGACGAGTCATACCGCCAGAGAGCTCACTTGGCATAAGCTCGGATGCGCCCCTGAGCCCAACGGCCTCAAGCTTTAGTAGCACTATGCTGCGGATAAAGGATTCATTGAGGGAGGTATGTTCGCGCAGAGGAAAGGCAACGTTGTCGAACACATTAAGGTCGGTAAATAGAGCGCCAGATTGAAACAACATGCTCATGCGCTTTCGCACCTTATACAACTTCGAGCGGCTAAGGCGATTTATCTGCTGGCCTTCAAACCATACCTCACCACTGTCGGGCTCAATTTGCCCACCAAAGAGTTTAAGTAAGGTAGTTTTACCTATTCCCGACGGCCCCATAATGGCGGTTATCTTGCCGGGAGGAATCGTTAAACTTATGTTATCGAATATCGTTCGCTCTCCGCGGGAGAAACTGAGCTGATTTATTCGAATACTTCCTTGATCTACCAACGTCGACACTCCTAGTCATTTAAGTTAGACTTGCTGCCTGTAAATTCGCAGTAAATCAACCAGTTGCTTAGTATCATTATTACTCAAACACGTTTTATTTGTATCACAACTGTGTAAATAATTTGTGTTGATTCTTCCCTTTTTAACAGCTAGACGTCAAAATCGGCTTTAATTTTTTTGTTCAACATAAAGAGTTTGTAATGTTAGGAGCGATAAGCTTTCTTATCCTAGGCCTGCTACTTCTGGTATGGAGCGCCGACAGGTTAGTATTTGGGTCAGCAGCCCTCGCGCGAAATTTTGGTATTTCTCCCCTAGTTATCGGTATGACTATCCTTGCCATGGGCTCGTCTGCACCTGAAATGATGGTGTCGGCAACTGCAGCTCTCGATGGCAAAACAGATACGGCTGTTGGTAACGTTCTAGGTTCGAACATCGCCAATATTGCGCTTATTTTGGGTATTACTGCGCTAGTTAAGCCTCTTTCAGTTAGCTCTGGCGTACTTAAGCGTGAGCTACCTCTGATGATCGTAGTTACTCTAATAGCCGGTGCTATTATGTGGAATGACTACCTAGGTCGTGAAGAAGGTATCCTTCTTATCGTTCTATTTGGTGCTTTTATCCTTGCGATGTTGCGCATTTCTCGCAAAGAGAAACTCAAGGGCGATGTATTAGTTTCAGAGCAAGAATCAGAAGTACCGGAAGGGGTGGATAACAAAAAAGCCGCTCTTTGGGTGGTTGTGGGTCTTGTTTTGCTGCCTATCTCAGCAGACCTTTTGGTTCAAAATGCGGTGATCATCGCTAAACACTTTGGCATGAGTGACCTAGTAATCGGTCTTACCATCATCGCTATTGGCACAAGTCTCCCTGAGCTTGCGGCATCCCTTGCTGGTGTGATGAAGGGTGAGGATGACATGGCGGTGGGTAACATCATTGGCTCCAACGTCTTCAATATTCTCGCTGTTATGGGTATCCCTGGCCTACTGAACCCATCTCTACTAAACGAGCATGCAATGGGTCGCGACTTCTGGGTGATGCTAGGCGTCTCTCTATTACTTGTTGTAATGGCTCTTGGAAAATCTCGAAGCATTAATCGAATCGAGGGTGGCATACTCTTTGTTCTATTTATCGCATATCAAGCCTATCTGTTTATAAATCTAGCTGCATAAAGGTTATTTCCCCGTGTCTGAATTCAATTTTAAACAAGCTGCAAATGAGGTTCTGGATATTGAAGTAAGAGGCTTGCAACAGCTGTCTCAATACATCAATGATGATTTCGTAAAAGCGTGTACCACAATCCTGAATAATAAAGAGGGAAAAGTGGTTGTGATGGGCATGGGCA contains:
- a CDS encoding valine--tRNA ligase produces the protein MEKTYNPTSIEQATYQAWEEKGYFKPHGDTTKESYSIMIPPPNVTGSLHMGHAFQDTIMDTLIRAERMKGKNTLWQVGTDHAGIATQMVVERKIAAEEGKTKHDYGRDAFIDKIWEWKGESGGTITKQLRRLGASVDWDRERFTMDDGLSNAVQEVFVRLYEDDLIYRGKRLVNWDPKLHTAISDLEVENKDKKGHMWHFRYPLANGVKTADGKDYIVVATTRPETMLGDTGVAVNPEDPRYKDLIGKEILLPVVNRLIPIVGDEHADMEKGTGCVKITPAHDFNDYEVGKRHSLPMINILTFNADIRDAAEVFTTNGEPSDAYSTELPAKYHGMERFAARKAIVAEFEELGLLDEIKDHDLTVPYGDRGGVVIEPMLTDQWYVRTAPLAETATKAVEDGEIQFVPKQYENMYFSWMRDIQDWCISRQLWWGHRIPAWYDNDGNVYVGRTEEEVRANNNLAPVVVLRQDDDVLDTWFSSALWTFGTQGWPENTEDLKTFHPSDVLVTGFDIIFFWVARMIMMTMHFCKDENGKPQVPFKTVYVTGLIRDENGDKMSKSKGNVLDPIDMIDGIDLESLVEKRTGNMMQPQLAKKIEKNTRKTFEDGIEPYGTDALRFTLAAMASTGRDINWDMKRLEGYRNFCNKLWNASRYVLMNTEEQDCGFNGGEIEYSLADKWIESQFELAAKEFNGHIDNFRLDMAANTIYEFIWNQFCDWYLELTKPVLWKGTEAQQRGTRRTLITVLEKTLRLAHPVIPYITETIWQSIKPLVDGVEGDTIMLQALPQYDEANFNQEALDDIEWVKAFITSIRNLRAEYDIAPSKPLDVMLKVADEKDAQRAEANRQVLVSLAKLEGIKLLAEGEETPACATALVGKSELMIPMAGLIDKDAELARLQGEVKKTQGEIKRLEGKLNNQGFVAKAPEAVVAKEREKLVGYQETLTKLEEQMATIAAL
- the argF gene encoding ornithine carbamoyltransferase, coding for MAYNLRNRNFLKLLDFTPKEIGFLLDLSAELKKAKYSGTEQKKLVGKNIALIFEKASTRTRCAFEVAAFDQGAQVSYLGPSGSQIGHKESMKDTARVLGRMYDGIEYRGFGQERVEELGQYAGVPVWNGLTNEFHPTQILADFLTMVEHGKGKQLHEITFAYLGDARNNMGNSLLVGAAKMGMDVRMVAPKAFWPEQELVEQCLQIGESTGAKITLTEDVKAGVDGCDYLYTDVWVSMGESDEAWKERIELMKPYQVNMQAIKDTNNPQVKFMHCLPAFHDDQTTIGKEVCEKYGLQGLEVTDEVFESEHSIVFDQAENRMHTIKAVMVATLGH
- the pyrB gene encoding aspartate carbamoyltransferase, with the translated sequence MQNTLFNKHVISIPELSRDELELIVQTAGKLKSEPMPELLKNKVVASCFFEPSTRTRLSFETAIQRVGGSVIGFDNGGNTSLAKKGETLADSVQVISTYVDAFVMRHPQEGAARLASEFSNGVPVINAGDGSNQHPTQTLLDLFSIYETQGTLDNLNVAFVGDLKYGRTVHSLTQALAKFNNVRFYFIAPEALAMPDYICEELDEAGISYSLHTDMESVIPELDILYMTRVQKERFDESEYAHIKSAYILTASLLTEAKENLKVLHPLPRVDEITTDVDKTPHAYYFTQAENGVYAREALLALVLNQAL
- a CDS encoding DUF2061 domain-containing protein — translated: MKKTISFAFLHFTIAFSVAYILTGDIILGSLIAMTEPAVNTVAFYFHELVWQRSNKLREIAKNPKIKTASFAAVHFSVAFSVVYLLTGDALAGGIIALLEPSINTVAYYFHEKVWLKIQDNRFAHA
- the rraB gene encoding ribonuclease E inhibitor RraB, whose amino-acid sequence is MSQAEDYLSVEELIEIQKEDTRDIIAALLEDGSEPDALYEIEHHLMAENFETLEKAVVEAFKMGFEVLEAEETEDEDGTKLLCCDATMSCALDAELIDEQAEKLINLAEKYDIIYDGWGTFYEGEDALVYDDEEDEQE
- the pyrI gene encoding aspartate carbamoyltransferase regulatory subunit; translated protein: MTKPTQLQVEAIKDGTVIDHIPAHVGIKVLKLFSMDQSNQRVTVGLNLPSSALGAKDLLKIENVFINKEQASKLALYAPHATVNQIEDYQVVKKLELTLPEQVKGVFECPNSNCITHGEPVESHFNVIEKKDSIRLKCKYCEKVYSREVVTEL